The Porites lutea chromosome 4, jaPorLute2.1, whole genome shotgun sequence genome contains a region encoding:
- the LOC140935988 gene encoding DBH-like monooxygenase protein 2 homolog yields the protein MEMARQISAAFLFTLLANIVVRVDSSNHASFESGDGNFRLQWTYNNNTLFFNMTCKTTGWCAVGFTTSADGKRMKNYDIAVGGVTSNYSQYIFGYHSVSTSTPNKDPTPDYKLTAASEENGYTRVEFNRIATTDEEDDPHDVQFRKSTEVWIVWAWRVDDDASSGLTPALVHSQNGVSSKKYNLIMEATSNGPRSTPYSLTFAGTLFVLIMFVTSF from the exons ATGGAGATGGCGAGACAAATCTCTGCTGCTTTTCTGTTCACTTTGCTCGCTAATATAGTTGTAAGGGTGGATTCCTCCAACCACGCTAGCTTTGAATCGGGTGATGGCAATTTTCGATTGCAATGGACATACAACAACAACACGTTGTTTTTCAACATGACATGTAAAACTACAGGCTGGTGTGCAGTGGGTTTTACTACTTCCGCTGATGGGAAACGCATGAAGAATTACGATATCGCTGTTGGTGGAGTCACCTCTAATTATTcccaatatattttt GGGTATCATAGTGTTTCCACTTCAACCCCCAACAAAGATCCAACTCCAGATTACAAGCTCACAGCCGCCAGTGAGGAAAACGGATATACAAGAGTGGAGTTTAACAGAATTGCTACaactgatgaagaagatgaTCCGCATGATGTACAGTTTAGG AAAAGTACTGAGGTTTGGATTGTGTGGGCATGGCGAGTTGACGACGACGCGAGTTCAGGTCTTACCCCTGCTTTGGTACACAGCCAAAATGGGGTATCATCTAAAAAATACAACCTGATAATGGAGGCTACGTCCAACGGGCCAAGATCTACTCCCTATAGTTTGACCTTTGCCGGTACCTTGTTTGTTTTGATTATGTTTGTAACTTCCTTTTAA
- the LOC140935990 gene encoding orexin/Hypocretin receptor type 1-like: METFQGSNGSIEDQANHLPLNLQAGMTLAYVVIFIISFVGNLMMVYVIFKKPHLRKTTNLLLANMAIADLVITFFAMPYSVVFLYLRNVWISGIFGGVTCKIIQYALALSISASILTHALVSLDRFFSILSPFKRVTFIKNPRLSYSFIWCTSCLLMSPYFVVYEVKNIGPEGPSYCVVKDEYFKFLQVFFALVFLLLYVVPLVFIGTLYAFICRKLWRNNAPGGRSRLAILKREAQNKKTVKMLIILVMSFAFCWLPAHIMHLLILFWSDIAVPVVATLLSFWACHSHSAINPILVTSLNGLYRKACCEIIWNLRKTRRMNNNAPRRKLLINDGFNNSMKLRERAQCKSAM; the protein is encoded by the exons ATGGAAACCTTTCAAG GTTCTAATGGAAGCATTGAGGATCAAGCCAATCACCTTCCTCTGAATTTGCAGGCTGGAATGACGTTAGCGTATGTCGTCATCTTTATCATATCTTTTGTGGGCAACCTGATGATGGTTTATGTCATTTTCAAGAAGCCGCACCTGAGGAAGACAACCAACCTTCTGTTGGCGAACATGGCAATAGCAGATCTCGTGATCACCTTTTTTGCTATGCCATACTCGGTAGTGTTCCTGTATTTGAGGAACGTTTGGATTTCTGGAATATTCGGTGGTGTAACTTGTAAAATCATACAGTATGCCCTTGCCCTCTCCATCTCGGCATCCATACTTACACACGCTCTTGTCTCCCTGGATCGCTTCTTTAGCATATTGTCTCCTTTCAAGCGTGTAACTTTTATTAAAAATCCAAGACTTAGTTATTCTTTCATTTGGTGTACCTCCTGTTTACTAATGAGTCCATACTTCGTTGTGTACGAAGTAAAAAACATTGGTCCCGAGGGTCCGAGCTACTGTGTTGTAAAAGACGAGTATTTCAAATTCCTTCAggttttttttgctctcgtcttCCTACTTCTTTATGTCGTTCCTCTGGTGTTTATCGGGACATTGTACGCGTTTATTTGTCGAAAGCTGTGGAGAAACAATGCTCCAGGTGGTCGTTCGCGCCTGGCAATACTAAAACGAGAAGCTCAAAATAAGAAAACTGTGAAAATGCTCATCATTCTTGTAATGTCATTTGCCTTTTGTTGGCTTCCCGCTCATATCATGCATTTGTTAATACTCTTTTGGAGTGACATTGCTGTGCCTGTTGTTGCAACACTCTTGTCTTTTTGGGCGTGTCATTCTCACAGCGCAATAAACCCCATACTGGTGACGTCACTCAATGGATTGTATCGAAAAGCGTGTTGTGAAATTATCTGGAATCTCCGAAAGACTCGACGAATGAACAATAATGCCCCGAGAAGAAAACTATTAATCAACGACGGATTCAATAACAGTATGAAACTGAGAGAGAGAGCCCAGTGTAAAAGTGCCATGTAA